From Roseibium alexandrii DFL-11, the proteins below share one genomic window:
- the amt gene encoding ammonium transporter — MRACFTMAMTVVGVAVVYPVEAWAQSDQFALQSNLDHVWTMIAAGLVFFMQAGFLFLESGLVRSKNSINVAQKNITDFIFSTMMFGAVGYMLMFGTSWHGLFGWDPSLMMFDSLDDWGLTFFVFQLVFCGTAATIISGATAERVKLEGYMILAATTGLLIYPIAGHWAWGSLLISDNEPWLASMGFMDFAGSTVVHSVGAWISLAAIIIIGPRIGRFENGEVREINGHSAVLATVGCIILWVGWIGFNGGSTTAGTSTFAQIIANTMVAGAIGGMVQMILGRIHSGFYRPDYSINGVLAGLVSITAGCDAVTVWSALMIGATGSGIAFYGQRVMENTFKLDDAIGAIPVHGIAGFWGTIAVAFLARPEYLLAGSRMEQVFVQFIGAAAIFAWAFGVAFAVIWSVNKVWSGFPGGGFRVSEEDEVVGLNAAEHGATLGTGVLQGALKELAYSRVNLSARVDVEHGDEAGELAFLFNRVMTRLQKMDDARRARRLHVERARRTLDRIVTKLSGEMKDMMESQLDSLSAHSQTVSVEARRVKSTSAEASEGASSIGEASTHSRNAIEKTETAAEQLQHAMSEINQEVSSALEAMRYSANEANMTRDAANRMKAASQSIEGLIGVITQISEQTHLLALNATIEAARAGEAGRGFAVVAQEVKDLAEQTSKASEEVTQQVQQIRAVSDELDNKVSSIHEQLSGADATADKIDRVLVETNQSTGQITEDVRMLGGAAKDIAVSAGVIGNTSGGMAEASDSLGQTAEQVEHAVSELRSAFDGLLADILQGQDRRIFPRFDYVSNVDLELGGHSIEARVRNISIDGFMLERTSEMAGVEVGKEVHVRFPDFPVPLKANVSGTAEDRVNCQFDASACEDDSLNDLIDRLEVQNTEQQAA, encoded by the coding sequence ATGAGAGCGTGTTTTACTATGGCGATGACGGTTGTGGGGGTAGCCGTTGTCTATCCAGTGGAGGCGTGGGCGCAATCTGACCAGTTTGCGCTGCAGTCCAACCTTGATCATGTTTGGACCATGATCGCCGCCGGACTGGTGTTTTTCATGCAAGCCGGTTTCTTGTTCCTTGAAAGCGGTTTGGTGCGATCGAAGAATTCCATCAACGTCGCCCAGAAGAACATTACCGACTTTATCTTTTCCACGATGATGTTTGGTGCGGTCGGCTACATGTTGATGTTTGGTACCAGCTGGCACGGACTTTTCGGTTGGGACCCAAGCTTGATGATGTTCGACAGTCTTGATGACTGGGGCTTGACCTTTTTCGTATTTCAGCTGGTTTTTTGCGGAACTGCCGCGACCATCATTTCCGGCGCGACCGCCGAACGTGTCAAACTGGAAGGCTATATGATCTTGGCAGCAACCACGGGCCTTCTAATTTATCCGATTGCCGGGCATTGGGCTTGGGGCAGTCTGCTGATCAGCGATAATGAGCCGTGGCTTGCCTCGATGGGCTTCATGGATTTCGCCGGCTCGACGGTGGTTCATTCCGTAGGGGCATGGATCTCCTTGGCTGCCATCATCATCATCGGACCCCGTATTGGCCGTTTTGAGAATGGTGAGGTGCGGGAGATCAATGGCCATAGTGCCGTCCTTGCGACGGTTGGCTGTATCATTTTGTGGGTTGGCTGGATTGGGTTCAACGGCGGTTCAACGACAGCCGGGACATCAACCTTCGCCCAAATCATTGCAAATACAATGGTTGCAGGGGCCATTGGTGGAATGGTCCAGATGATCCTTGGTCGAATCCACAGTGGCTTTTATCGACCTGACTACTCCATTAACGGGGTGCTGGCAGGTCTGGTTTCAATCACAGCCGGGTGTGACGCCGTGACCGTCTGGTCCGCTCTTATGATTGGTGCAACCGGTTCCGGAATTGCCTTTTACGGTCAGCGTGTGATGGAGAACACCTTCAAGCTGGATGATGCAATCGGTGCGATACCGGTGCATGGGATCGCGGGTTTTTGGGGGACGATAGCGGTCGCCTTCCTTGCCCGGCCTGAATATCTGCTTGCGGGCAGCCGAATGGAGCAGGTTTTCGTGCAATTCATCGGTGCGGCAGCGATTTTTGCCTGGGCGTTCGGTGTCGCGTTCGCGGTCATCTGGTCCGTCAACAAGGTTTGGTCAGGCTTTCCTGGCGGTGGCTTCCGGGTTTCCGAAGAGGATGAAGTTGTTGGGCTGAATGCAGCTGAACATGGGGCCACACTTGGAACCGGTGTTTTGCAAGGGGCGCTTAAAGAACTGGCCTATAGCCGCGTCAACCTTTCCGCTCGGGTCGATGTGGAGCACGGCGACGAAGCTGGTGAATTGGCCTTTTTGTTCAATCGCGTGATGACTCGACTGCAGAAGATGGACGATGCGCGGCGTGCACGGCGACTTCATGTCGAACGGGCTCGGCGCACTCTCGACAGGATCGTCACGAAGCTCTCAGGCGAGATGAAGGACATGATGGAGTCCCAGCTGGATAGTCTCAGCGCGCACTCCCAAACAGTGTCCGTTGAAGCTCGCCGGGTAAAGTCGACAAGCGCGGAGGCATCTGAAGGGGCATCGTCCATTGGTGAGGCATCGACCCACAGCCGCAATGCAATTGAAAAAACAGAGACTGCAGCTGAACAACTTCAACATGCGATGAGTGAAATAAATCAGGAGGTTTCATCTGCTCTTGAAGCCATGCGGTACTCGGCAAACGAAGCCAATATGACGCGTGATGCGGCCAACAGGATGAAGGCGGCTTCTCAATCGATCGAGGGTTTGATTGGGGTCATTACCCAGATTTCTGAACAAACGCACCTCCTGGCGCTGAATGCCACTATCGAAGCTGCAAGGGCCGGAGAGGCCGGTCGTGGATTTGCGGTTGTTGCGCAAGAAGTCAAGGATCTTGCCGAGCAGACTTCGAAGGCATCGGAAGAGGTAACACAGCAGGTCCAGCAAATTCGAGCGGTCAGCGATGAACTGGATAACAAGGTTTCTTCGATCCATGAACAGCTATCCGGTGCGGACGCGACCGCGGACAAGATTGATCGCGTGCTGGTAGAGACGAACCAGTCGACTGGTCAGATTACCGAAGATGTTCGTATGCTCGGAGGAGCTGCAAAAGACATTGCGGTATCCGCCGGGGTTATCGGCAATACTTCAGGAGGGATGGCGGAAGCTTCAGATTCTCTGGGCCAAACAGCTGAACAGGTGGAGCACGCCGTTAGCGAATTGAGATCCGCATTCGATGGTTTGCTTGCAGATATTCTGCAGGGTCAGGATCGTCGGATTTTCCCGCGCTTCGATTATGTGTCAAACGTCGACCTTGAACTTGGAGGCCATTCAATTGAAGCCCGAGTGCGGAACATCTCAATTGACGGCTTCATGCTTGAACGGACCTCAGAAATGGCAGGTGTCGAAGTTGGTAAAGAAGTCCATGTGCGCTTTCCCGATTTCCCCGTTCCGCTCAAGGCCAATGTGAGTGGTACAGCGGAAGATCGGGTAAATTGTCAATTTGATGCCTCTGCGTGTGAAGACGACAGCCTCAACGACCTGATCGATCGTCTTGAAGTCCAAAACACCGAACAACAGGCTGCTTAA
- a CDS encoding tetratricopeptide repeat protein → MERFGSDENTLIREELARVLTSQIFAGAERHKRILQYVVDRYLDGTAEDIRAKAIALDVYGYSVNEIERRETTVRVDAGRLRRRLDDYYTQEGAQNTVRIRLPKGGYAPSFEFLAGTAPNAEQGGGDHGKLDKTLPEPTPSLSSVSARTRQMFVVVALGVFFAISALQIYQWSSGPRDSPERSVSGQTRAAVFQASPRRLEAVNLAETGRDMIFPAIDPKRLQAALIVFEASIEADPNYFGGHAGAAQVLALSSLRNPEAELAVDYLELSEKRAKTAEILAPEEAWTQSARAAVEWAAGNFAEARSKAAFATSIAPEDLHILEFDALLNLFSGNFEHVITVITALRQSVQRQSGAVFDNALGSAYFHSGDPKKALDVFSKAIQSGAPFGPISIAYMAASYQQLGQLSPAKKHAKQLMEGWPNFRPVPLFQNLFLDETHADYLVSALEAAGWQARQSPSD, encoded by the coding sequence ATGGAACGCTTTGGGAGCGACGAAAACACACTTATTCGAGAAGAGCTCGCACGGGTCTTAACGTCGCAGATTTTCGCAGGCGCTGAAAGACACAAACGAATCCTTCAATACGTGGTCGATCGATATCTGGACGGGACAGCCGAAGACATACGCGCGAAAGCCATTGCATTGGATGTATATGGCTATTCGGTCAATGAGATCGAAAGGCGGGAAACCACGGTGCGCGTGGATGCGGGGCGTTTACGAAGGCGGCTAGACGATTACTACACTCAAGAGGGGGCGCAGAACACAGTTAGAATACGGTTGCCCAAGGGCGGTTATGCGCCGAGCTTTGAGTTTCTAGCTGGGACCGCCCCCAATGCCGAACAAGGTGGTGGGGATCACGGCAAGCTGGACAAAACTCTACCGGAGCCCACACCGAGTTTATCGTCCGTGTCAGCACGCACAAGGCAGATGTTTGTTGTTGTGGCGCTCGGCGTTTTCTTTGCAATCTCGGCCTTGCAAATTTACCAATGGTCATCAGGACCTCGCGACTCACCAGAGCGTTCCGTTTCAGGTCAGACCCGAGCAGCCGTTTTCCAAGCATCCCCGAGGCGTTTAGAAGCGGTCAATCTGGCTGAAACGGGACGAGACATGATTTTCCCCGCTATCGATCCAAAGCGCTTACAAGCGGCTCTAATTGTTTTCGAGGCATCTATCGAAGCTGATCCGAATTACTTTGGCGGCCATGCGGGTGCAGCGCAAGTTCTAGCGCTTAGTTCACTGCGCAATCCTGAAGCGGAATTGGCTGTCGATTACCTTGAGCTCTCCGAGAAACGAGCAAAAACGGCCGAAATACTAGCTCCCGAGGAGGCATGGACGCAGTCAGCTCGCGCAGCTGTTGAGTGGGCGGCAGGTAATTTTGCCGAAGCGCGATCCAAAGCAGCGTTCGCGACCTCGATAGCGCCGGAAGATCTGCATATTTTAGAATTTGACGCCCTGTTGAACCTTTTTTCCGGGAACTTTGAGCACGTTATCACGGTCATAACGGCACTTCGTCAGAGCGTCCAAAGACAGAGTGGCGCAGTCTTCGATAACGCCTTGGGGTCAGCGTACTTTCATTCAGGTGATCCAAAAAAGGCGCTGGATGTCTTTTCAAAAGCAATTCAATCCGGAGCGCCGTTCGGCCCCATCTCAATTGCTTACATGGCAGCTTCCTACCAGCAACTAGGTCAACTCAGCCCTGCAAAAAAGCATGCCAAACAACTGATGGAGGGGTGGCCAAATTTCCGCCCGGTACCTTTGTTTCAAAATCTGTTCTTGGATGAAACGCATGCTGATTACCTTGTTTCGGCGCTTGAAGCCGCTGGCTGGCAAGCCAGACAAAGCCCATCCGATTAG